From the genome of Glycine max cultivar Williams 82 chromosome 2, Glycine_max_v4.0, whole genome shotgun sequence, one region includes:
- the LOC100776669 gene encoding uncharacterized protein translates to MQAVSLSPLSSRDSSDEFAGKFEHDFVAKLKINENENEEKHNEDEVEEEEEFSFVLTNSDGSPISAEDAFDNGHIRPIFPIFNQDLLFSDDYNGGDGLRLPIKVFVEHADVSPSPSEATTPAEGTYCEWNPKAAVKSNSTGFSKLWRFRDVKLRSNSDGKDAFVFLNHAPAAKPAEKASSVVVKKVEVKKGKTTTAAASAHEKHYVMSRARKESDKRKSYLPYKQDLFGFFANASGLSRNVHPY, encoded by the coding sequence ATGCAAGCCGTTTCACTCTCACCTTTGTCGTCTAGGGATTCTTCCGACGAGTTCGCTGGAAAGTTCGAACACGATTTCGTGGCTAAGCTCAAAATCAACGAAAACGAAAACGAAGAGAAGCATAACGAAGATGAggtagaagaagaggaagagttTAGCTTCGTTCTCACGAATTCCGATGGATCGCCGATCTCCGCCGAAGACGCGTTCGACAACGGCCATATTCGTCCGATTTTTCCGATTTTCAACCAGGATCTTCTGTTCTCCGACGATTACAACGGCGGCGACGGTCTCCGGCTGCCGATAAAGGTCTTCGTCGAACACGCGGATGTTTCTCCGTCGCCGTCGGAGGCGACGACGCCGGCGGAAGGAACATACTGCGAGTGGAATCCGAAAGCGGCGGTGAAGAGCAACTCGACGGGATTCTCGAAGCTGTGGAGGTTCCGAGACGTGAAGCTGCGGAGCAACAGCGACGGAAAAGACGCGTTCGTGTTCTTGAACCACGCGCCGGCGGCGAAGCCGGCGGAGAAGGCGAGCAGCGTCGTCGTGAAGAAGGTTGAGGTGAAGAAGGGGAAAACGACGACGGCGGCGGCGTCTGCGCACGAGAAGCATTACGTTATGAGCAGAGCGAGGAAAGAGAGCGATAAACGCAAGTCGTATTTGCCGTATAAGCAAGATCTGTTCGGGTTCTTCGCCAACGCCAGTGGATTGAGCAGAAATGTTCATCCTTATTGA